The following proteins come from a genomic window of Labilithrix sp.:
- a CDS encoding CDP-alcohol phosphatidyltransferase family protein yields MAWSCDLAASLCLLGALAVALGAHLLASLVHGRPLVASRVEREAGLPLVGRAPMHAVYRALEPLGSALAHLGVSANSITVASAVIALGAGAAFATGHFGVAAAIATVASLADGLDGFVARRTGTQSRFGQVLDTTVDRYVDAILLGGIALYVHGDVALLSLTIAAIVGSFMVSYSSSVERELGVVSKDAPMRRAHRLAFLLLASAVAPLTGDFALPVVFAAVIAIGVVGNVSAVSRLVRAARQADASMSDPVLSEPAHPATAPESERA; encoded by the coding sequence GTGGCTTGGTCTTGCGATCTCGCGGCCTCGCTCTGCCTGCTCGGCGCTCTCGCCGTCGCGCTCGGCGCACATCTCCTCGCGAGCCTCGTCCACGGTCGTCCGCTCGTCGCGTCCCGCGTCGAGCGTGAGGCGGGCTTGCCGCTCGTGGGCCGGGCGCCGATGCACGCGGTCTATCGCGCTCTCGAGCCGCTCGGGAGCGCGCTCGCTCATCTCGGCGTCAGCGCCAACTCGATCACGGTGGCGTCGGCCGTCATCGCTCTCGGCGCCGGCGCGGCCTTCGCGACCGGGCATTTCGGCGTCGCCGCCGCGATCGCGACGGTCGCTTCGCTCGCGGACGGGCTCGACGGCTTCGTCGCTCGGCGCACGGGGACGCAGAGTCGGTTCGGTCAGGTGCTCGACACGACCGTCGACCGCTACGTGGACGCGATTCTTCTCGGTGGGATCGCGCTCTACGTCCACGGCGACGTCGCGCTGCTCTCGCTCACGATCGCGGCCATCGTCGGCAGCTTCATGGTGAGCTACTCCTCGTCGGTCGAGCGCGAGCTCGGCGTCGTGAGCAAAGACGCGCCGATGCGGCGCGCGCATCGTCTCGCGTTCTTGCTCCTTGCATCCGCCGTCGCTCCACTCACCGGCGACTTCGCCTTGCCGGTCGTCTTCGCGGCGGTCATCGCCATCGGCGTAGTCGGCAACGTCTCCGCGGTGAGCCGACTCGTTCGCGCCGCGCGCCAGGCCGACGCCAGCATGAGCGATCCGGTCCTCTCGGAGCCGGCGCATCCGGCCACGGCACCCGAATCCGAGAGGGCATGA
- a CDS encoding histidine kinase — MVLGVSLLAVLPQLFFERRNAVPKLLFYGIEAPVLFVGLSLHYERALRRSLGTMRTLLANLALAAVLGTFSAAVVLLTVVMLGLSLDVQGRHVPLSAMLFFGMFWGLLLCAIWALGFVFPFAAEDARLRALEADAHRLEADKLKLEADTHRLEADKLKLEAEQLRSAAELAYLRSQLEPHFLLNTLNAIAGLVTKHPKEARRLLGCLGDLLRDSLREPEEMQTIGEQVSWLRRYAEILESRHVGALQFRWEIERAAERVLVPRLLLQPLMENAVNHGALQRSGDGEVTLRVSLERGDGAGHVVCTVEDNGPGVPAVEPRPGAFGLHSVRRRLELKYDDASLRLESTARGTQAVVRLPLVDDEPSRVHAP, encoded by the coding sequence GTGGTCCTCGGCGTCTCCCTCCTCGCCGTCCTTCCGCAGTTGTTCTTCGAGCGCCGAAATGCCGTCCCGAAACTACTGTTCTACGGGATTGAGGCCCCCGTCCTCTTCGTGGGTCTCTCTCTTCACTATGAACGCGCATTGCGTCGCTCGCTGGGCACGATGCGCACGCTCCTCGCGAACCTCGCGCTCGCGGCGGTGCTCGGTACGTTCTCGGCGGCGGTCGTCCTTCTGACCGTCGTCATGCTCGGGCTCAGCCTCGACGTCCAAGGCCGGCACGTGCCGCTCTCCGCCATGCTGTTCTTCGGCATGTTCTGGGGGCTCCTGTTGTGCGCGATCTGGGCGCTCGGCTTCGTCTTCCCCTTCGCCGCGGAGGACGCGCGGCTGCGCGCGCTCGAGGCCGATGCGCATCGACTCGAAGCGGACAAGTTGAAGCTCGAGGCGGATACGCATCGCCTCGAAGCGGACAAGTTGAAGCTCGAAGCCGAGCAGCTGAGGAGCGCCGCCGAGCTCGCTTATCTTCGGTCTCAGCTCGAACCGCACTTTCTCCTCAACACCCTCAACGCCATCGCGGGTCTCGTCACCAAACACCCCAAGGAGGCGCGACGCCTCCTCGGATGCCTCGGCGACCTTCTTCGGGATTCCCTGCGTGAGCCCGAGGAGATGCAGACGATCGGAGAGCAAGTTTCGTGGCTTCGCCGCTACGCCGAGATCCTGGAGTCTCGCCACGTTGGTGCGCTGCAATTTCGGTGGGAGATTGAACGCGCTGCGGAGCGGGTCCTCGTGCCGAGGCTGCTGCTCCAGCCGCTGATGGAGAATGCCGTCAATCACGGAGCCTTGCAGCGCTCCGGCGACGGTGAGGTGACGCTGCGTGTCTCGCTCGAGAGAGGGGACGGCGCCGGACACGTCGTGTGCACGGTGGAGGACAACGGGCCGGGCGTCCCCGCCGTCGAGCCGCGGCCCGGTGCGTTCGGGCTTCACTCCGTGCGCCGCCGGCTGGAGCTCAAGTACGATGACGCGAGCCTCCGGCTCGAGTCGACGGCCCGCGGAACTCAGGCGGTCGTTCGACTCCCGCTCGTCGACGACGAGCCGTCGCGGGTGCACGCGCCATGA